In Chloroherpetonaceae bacterium, one DNA window encodes the following:
- a CDS encoding ABC transporter ATP-binding protein yields MLEIQLVSKRYSSGHYGVKDFSLTQRSGVLGLLGPNGAGKTTLMQLIATLTKPSVGAIFFDGIDLLKEPEALRMKLGFLPQDFGVYDNLTALEFLTYIASLKGVRSKSKITEMLELVNLHSVMHRNAASFSGGMRQRLGIAQALINDPKLLIVDEPTAGLDPEERVRFRNILSDIGQGKLVILSTHIVSDIESIATDIAIMKAGTLLVHESPENLMLRAKGRVWEFLITSHDFESLRASLKVSSAVRKADGIFIRVVSNEKPHPNASLVEPSLEDAFLYVMNFSQNPSFLTQ; encoded by the coding sequence TTCAAAACGTTACTCCTCGGGTCATTATGGCGTTAAAGACTTTTCTTTGACACAACGATCGGGCGTCTTGGGACTTTTAGGGCCAAATGGTGCCGGAAAAACAACTTTGATGCAGCTCATCGCCACCCTCACAAAGCCAAGTGTTGGAGCGATATTTTTCGATGGAATTGATCTTCTTAAAGAGCCGGAAGCGCTCCGCATGAAATTGGGTTTTCTTCCTCAAGATTTTGGTGTTTATGATAATCTCACTGCTTTGGAATTTTTGACTTACATCGCCTCATTAAAAGGCGTTCGATCGAAATCGAAGATTACCGAAATGCTTGAGTTGGTGAATCTCCATTCGGTGATGCATCGCAACGCCGCCTCTTTCTCGGGGGGAATGCGGCAACGGTTAGGAATTGCGCAGGCACTCATAAACGATCCTAAGCTGCTCATCGTCGATGAACCCACGGCCGGACTTGACCCCGAAGAGCGGGTTCGGTTTCGAAATATTTTAAGCGATATTGGTCAGGGGAAATTGGTCATCCTATCTACTCATATAGTTTCCGATATAGAATCGATTGCAACGGACATCGCCATCATGAAGGCGGGCACCCTTCTCGTGCATGAATCGCCGGAGAATCTGATGTTGCGAGCTAAAGGAAGGGTGTGGGAGTTTTTAATCACTTCTCATGATTTCGAGTCACTCCGCGCATCGCTGAAAGTTTCATCGGCAGTGAGAAAGGCGGATGGCATTTTTATCCGTGTGGTTTCAAATGAAAAACCGCATCCCAACGCTTCCCTTGTTGAGCCTTCTCTTGAGGATGCATTTCTCTATGTGATGAATTTTTCTCAAAACCCTTCTTTCCTTACACAATGA